A stretch of Eleutherodactylus coqui strain aEleCoq1 chromosome 2, aEleCoq1.hap1, whole genome shotgun sequence DNA encodes these proteins:
- the LOC136612837 gene encoding histone-lysine N-methyltransferase SETMAR-like — MAKLVELGFQLVDHPPYSPDLAPSDYHLFLNLNKHLKGTKFHTISDAMAAMDDWFEAQPKSFFLQGLQNLEYQYRKCVGISGESWGIGEPDDWEDAEDCVYLWAFGVWNDVSCDYEDHYGICEKKL, encoded by the exons atggcaaaactggtggagctaggcttccagttggttgaccacccaccttattcaccagatttaGCTccttccgactatcatctgtttttaAACCTGAataaacacctcaagggtaccaaatttcacacaatttctgatgccatggctgctatggatgactggtttgaggcacaacccaaatccttctttttgcaaggcctacagaacttggaataccaatataggaagtgtgttggcatcagtggaga AAGTTGGGGAATAGGAGAGCCAGATGATTGGGAGGATGCTGAAGATTGTGTGTACTTGTGGGCGTTTGGAGTGTGGAATGATGTTTCCTGTGATTATGAAGACCACTACGGGATTTGTGAGAAGAAGCTCTGA